CATTTGATTCGGCCACAGAAGCTACACTGCAACGTTTACTATACCCGCAATTTTTATGGAGATTGAAGAAATTATTCGGAATTGGAGGCGAATTGAAATTGAAAAAATGTCTTGAAATTGTTGAAAATTACATGACGGATACAATTACTGCACGTAATGAACATCCGTCCGATGATTTATTATCTCGATTTATGAAGAAAAAAGATATGCATGGCAAATTATTTCCAAGTCATGTACTAAAACGCATGGCGCTTAACTTTGTTCTAGCAGGGCGTGACACTTCTTCGGTAGCAATGAGCTGGTTCTTTTGGCTAGTCATGAACAATCCAGACGTCGAGAGGAAGATCATCAACGAATTATCTCGTGTTTTATCACAAACACGAGGTAATGATCATAAATTATGGGTAGAGGAGCCAATAATTTTCGATGAAGCAGATAAATTAATTTATCTCAAGGCTGCACTTGCAGAAACTCTCCGATTATATCCCTCGGTGCCCCAGGATTTCAAGTACGTCGTCTCGGATGATGTTTTGCCTGACGGAACATTCGTTCCAGCCGGTTCGACGGTGACTTATTCGATTTATTCCATGGGAAGAATGAAGAGTATATGGGGTGAAGACTGCATGGAGTTTAAACCGGAAAGGTGGCTCTCACCCGAAGAAGACCGGTTCGAACCGCCTCAAGATGCGTACAAATTTGTAGCTTTTAATGCTGGACCCAGAACTTGTTTAGGAAAAGACTTGGCTTACTTACAAATGAAATCTGTAGCTTCAGCTGTGCTGCTGCGTTACCGGCTATCACCGCTTCCAGGTCACCGGGTCGAACAGAAAATGTCACTGACCCTGTTTATGAAGAATGGGTTGCGGGTCTACTTGAATCCACGGGAGCTTGCCACGTGTTCTTAGGTGGAAGGGTGTATTGGTCTCTGTCTTTAGGAGATTGGCTAAAGGATATTCTTGtcatttcaaaaaaattatacatTCTCGTTTCAATTTGATACATGTAGTAAGGTGGTTGGTTTTTGTCTAAAATGTTACTGCTATAAGTTTGGTCCTTATGTCAACAAAGAAACATAATCAATATACAATTTATATTTCAATATTCTCTCACTCCTTCAAACAGTATTACTATCCTGCAGCAGACAGTTTTCTCTAAACCACCATTGAATTATTTCCTTTTGCCAGTTAAAAAATGTAAATACATTTTATTCCACAGTGGCAAGTTTCATCCGATAAATAAGAgataaaataagtaacttattcCCGGAAACTTGAAAATCATCATGGGTCAAGAGGGAGGTGAGTAAAcaataaactaaaatatttaCCAGTACTTCCACGATATATTGGCCTATTTGAAAAGTTCGAAATGAATTGGTTTGGAATCAAAAGCAGCCTCACATAAAAAAATATTGTAGAGTCAGTAAGGCAGAAGCCGGAGAAATTCCAATGTCACTACGGTAAAATCACGGTTCCCTAACCATGTTTCAGATAAAGGAACTCATTCTTGGGTCAAACAGCAGGATACAACAATCAAAGTAACAATTGACGCTGCTATTTTTAGTGATCACAATGCTTTTGGCATTGGTACAGTGGCTAGAAATTCTACAGGAGTTTTAATAATTGCCGGATCTGCAAGTTTCAAAGAACATGTTCGAGCGGAGTATGCAAAGGCAGTTGCAATCAGAGAAGCACTCGGTTGGATAAAAGAAAGAAATTGGCCAGAGGTGATTGTTGAGTCGGACTGTTTGGTGGTGACACAGACAATCAATAGTAATGCTAAAATGATCTCTCCGTTTGGGCGAGTCATTCAAGAATGTAGAGGCATGCTGAGTGAATTAAACACAATTCGAGTGTTATTTATCCGAATATCTGCTAATAGGGCTGTCCACCTAATGGTTAGGGAGTCATATTCATTTCCGGACTGAGTTATTAGTAGGGATGATGTTCCTACTAAGTTGAATAGTATCTTGTTAGTTGACTTGAATGAGTAATAATATTGAGTTTTTGGTGTAAAAAAATTACTAGTACTTAGATTTAAAATTTTGCCCGAGATGCATATTAACTCACCCAACTACTCATCCGAAATAACTGATCTAAGAACTGGTTTCTTTTACCTATATGTATTCAATAAGTAGTAAATTAAATTAAGTTCCTGTTTGTGAAATCTTATAAGCCAGCTTATTggcttataagcccgtaacagcttattgacgagtgtttgtcgacccaacttataagttgaatttacaacttataagctgataagttgaatgtaacgacgtactttttctcaacctatttttgatttttcgtttttttatcaattttaattttagaatataatttttaaaatgttaatctaacttaaaatataagaattaagataattatatatataaattatttattttaatttatttaaataaaaacaattctgacttataagttaaattatccaaacacttatataacttataagcatttatcaacttatcacttatcactcacttattcaatttaaattataagttacttattttaaaattttccaaacGGGCACTAAGTTTTATAATCGAGATATACTAAAATTAGCATTTTTAATGATGACAGTTATAAGGTCTAAGAGATTGAATATTTTATTACAAAAAAAATACTGTTTTTTTCATATTACAAACTGCAAATCTCACTTTACAAGGTTCATGCAGTCTACACTGTATATGGACCCAGGTGGATCAGTTCATGTCTTGTTGCTATCAGTTCTAAGAGCACCCACAACAATGGCGCCTGTTTTAGGCTGAGCCTATTCTCTACTTCACGTAAGAAAAAAATAACCCCACTAAAGGAAGTACATACATGTATGTCTCCGATTCAGGGTCACTTTAGCAcactatttaaaataatttacaCAATATTTTATACTCCCATACTGATTGTACTAAATTGATTATACACTAGTTTATTAACTTGAGCATTAAACTTATTTATtcattttctaaaaataactcgATTGTACTAGTTTAAAATtctaaattaaataataattttaaaactataaTAATCAAATTAAAGTGATTAAAATTTTAAGTATGTTAATTAAATAAGATAAAAAATGAAATGAAAATgtatcatattattaaaaaaatgaaataaaaatacaTTAAATTTAAACGTGATAGTTTTAAAAAATTAACTATTATTATGAAACTGCGAGATATGCTCAACGAGGTCATTTTTTAACTGACGATGTGTCTGTCTATCACGCATATGCATACTGTTTTGGACATTTATTTCATACGGGATAAAAGGTTTTTCCGTTAAATTTGGTTTCGGTAAGCCATTTGTTGTATCATCATAGGTTAAAGTGGACCAAATTGAGTGGCATGTGCATGCTCTCATGATTTTCCCAAGATCTGCTATGTTCCACAAGCGTGCCGGACCATCTACAGTTGCGAAACGGGACTGTAACACACCAAATGCTTGTTCAACGTCTTTTATTTGGCTTTATTGATATTTtgcaaataatttttttttcactTTGTGGACGAGGTATTTTTTTAACGAATATTGTTAACCATTCAGGATATATTCCATTTGTTAAGTAATATCCCATATTATAATTATTTCCATTGGCAGTAAAATTTACCTCCGGAGCACGACCTTATAGCACATCATCAAATACCGGTGACCGATCTAAaatatttatgtaattatttgaTCCAACAACTCCAAAAAATACTTGTCATATCCATAAATTAGATGAAGCAACTGCTTCATGTATAATTGTAGAAACTCCTTTGTGACCACTCATGAATATTCCCTTCCATACTTTTGGACAATTTTTCATTGCCAGTGCATGCAATCAATATTTCCCATCATACCAGGAAAGTCACGAGTTTCACCCATCTGTAATAGATGTTGCACATCATTCGAGTTCGTCTTTCGTAAGTATTCACTCTCAAATATCGTATATACAGTGAATATGaattttttcaagaatttaaacACAACACTCTCTCAAATACGAACACAGTCATCAACAACATCAGCAGAAACACTGTAAGCTAACATACGCATCGTTG
The sequence above is drawn from the Apium graveolens cultivar Ventura chromosome 2, ASM990537v1, whole genome shotgun sequence genome and encodes:
- the LOC141687487 gene encoding uncharacterized protein LOC141687487 codes for the protein MGQEGDKGTHSWVKQQDTTIKVTIDAAIFSDHNAFGIGTVARNSTGVLIIAGSASFKEHVRAEYAKAVAIREALGWIKERNWPEVIVESDCLVVTQTINSNAKMISPFGRVIQECRGMLSELNTIRVLFIRISANRAVHLMVRESYSFPD
- the LOC141707245 gene encoding cytochrome P450 86A1 — translated: METLLITFSLVAATTAYFFWFFALSLKLSGPKVWPIVGSIPVLFVNRRRFHDWVAENLLAAGSAATYQTTTIAIPYFARKQGFYTVTCNPKNIEHILRTRFDNYPKGPTWQTAFHDLLGQGIFNSDGETWLIQRKTAALEFTTRTLRQAMARWVSRTIRTRFWKILEKASVDRRSVDLQDLLLRLTFDNICGLTFGKDPETLSPGLPDNPFARAFDSATEATLQRLLYPQFLWRLKKLFGIGGELKLKKCLEIVENYMTDTITARNEHPSDDLLSRFMKKKDMHGKLFPSHVLKRMALNFVLAGRDTSSVAMSWFFWLVMNNPDVERKIINELSRVLSQTRGNDHKLWVEEPIIFDEADKLIYLKAALAETLRLYPSVPQDFKYVVSDDVLPDGTFVPAGSTVTYSIYSMGRMKSIWGEDCMEFKPERWLSPEEDRFEPPQDAYKFVAFNAGPRTCLGKDLAYLQMKSVASAVLLRYRLSPLPGHRVEQKMSLTLFMKNGLRVYLNPRELATCS